The Catenuloplanes niger genome includes a window with the following:
- a CDS encoding HEAT repeat domain-containing protein, whose translation MLDGLDRIDWAAMKHAYGSAADVPAMLLAMRSPDAAERSGAFDSFYGSVHHQGDVYRSTTAALPFLFALATDPGTPDRAAVVTLLTSIAGEVADIPCDDDVEPDHDYAVHDYRGAGVVLRDRGETFVALAADPDPCVRVAAIPAIGLIHSDGVRAATVLRRRLPAESDLVIRLAIVRSMGEIALRHPACAADVIAWLDALAADPGADAGTRLAAVVHRARSAPDRIGDDAVPAAIRLLRALTPTWPWRGSPPPRPPEPGAPPEVTAVFDELDRANRVFAPTTGLLHTFHRTLAGRVADRAALLAEQLRSADPGTRLDALRMSRDLVGDWRGDHTALITRVAGHLDEANHEVAAEAAVTLQHCAPLSAPVADALAAVVSAAGPGAWSAPDPQARRAHQEAVQALALLGDARAVPSLLAALDGDVDSWRAVRVAGRLPGAAGRLVPRLLARLRRIDPADPRASRPGSALVSALSALGDPAAVPAIAGFLSATGSAEDSSSVRAALSALRAFGPAAAPALDAVRTVAATRDRYLGQEALAALWAIGRDRHELLPLLLDALADDAAYAVRTVGEALGEIGPPAAAALPRLRELLNHDYDWVRLHSADAIRGIAGEPEAPAVVDTLLAAWARNGFAGPFVVACLSRMGRAAAPALPHLRAQLAMPQRYVTFSSNSVAPDEELQLALRALVTRLG comes from the coding sequence ATGCTCGACGGACTGGACCGGATCGACTGGGCCGCGATGAAGCACGCCTACGGCTCGGCCGCAGACGTTCCCGCGATGCTGCTGGCGATGCGCTCGCCGGACGCGGCGGAGCGAAGCGGCGCGTTCGACTCGTTCTACGGCAGCGTCCACCACCAGGGCGACGTCTACCGCAGCACGACCGCGGCCCTGCCGTTCCTGTTCGCGCTGGCCACCGACCCCGGCACGCCGGACCGGGCCGCGGTCGTCACGCTGCTGACCAGCATCGCCGGCGAGGTCGCCGACATCCCCTGCGACGACGACGTCGAGCCCGACCACGACTACGCGGTGCACGACTATCGCGGAGCGGGCGTCGTGCTGCGCGACCGTGGGGAGACCTTCGTCGCGCTCGCCGCCGACCCGGACCCGTGCGTGCGCGTGGCCGCGATCCCGGCGATCGGCCTGATCCACAGCGACGGCGTCCGCGCCGCCACGGTGCTGCGCCGGCGGCTCCCGGCCGAGTCCGACCTGGTCATCCGGCTCGCGATCGTGCGGTCCATGGGCGAGATCGCGCTGCGCCACCCGGCGTGCGCGGCCGATGTGATCGCCTGGCTGGACGCGCTCGCCGCCGACCCCGGCGCGGACGCCGGCACCCGCCTCGCCGCCGTGGTGCACCGCGCGCGGTCCGCCCCGGACCGGATCGGCGACGACGCCGTGCCGGCCGCGATCCGGCTGCTGCGCGCGCTGACCCCGACCTGGCCGTGGCGGGGCTCGCCACCACCCAGGCCGCCGGAGCCGGGAGCGCCGCCGGAGGTGACCGCCGTCTTCGACGAGCTGGACCGGGCCAACCGCGTGTTCGCGCCGACCACCGGCCTGCTGCACACGTTCCACCGGACGCTGGCCGGCCGGGTCGCGGACCGTGCCGCGCTGCTCGCGGAGCAGCTGCGCAGCGCCGATCCGGGCACCCGGCTGGACGCGCTCCGGATGAGCCGCGATCTCGTGGGCGACTGGCGTGGTGACCACACCGCGCTGATCACCCGAGTCGCCGGCCACCTGGACGAGGCGAACCACGAGGTCGCCGCGGAGGCCGCGGTGACGCTGCAGCACTGCGCGCCGCTCTCCGCCCCGGTCGCGGACGCGCTGGCCGCGGTCGTCAGCGCGGCCGGCCCCGGCGCGTGGTCCGCGCCCGACCCGCAGGCGCGCCGCGCGCACCAGGAGGCGGTGCAGGCGCTGGCCCTGCTCGGCGACGCACGCGCGGTGCCCAGCCTGCTGGCCGCGCTCGACGGTGACGTGGACAGCTGGCGGGCGGTCCGGGTCGCCGGCCGGCTCCCGGGTGCGGCCGGCCGGCTGGTGCCCCGGTTGCTCGCGCGGCTGCGCCGCATCGACCCGGCCGACCCGCGGGCGAGCAGGCCGGGCAGCGCGCTGGTCTCCGCGCTGTCCGCGCTCGGTGACCCGGCCGCCGTGCCCGCGATCGCCGGCTTCCTCTCCGCGACGGGGAGCGCCGAGGACTCGTCGTCCGTTCGCGCGGCGCTGTCCGCGCTACGGGCGTTCGGCCCGGCCGCCGCGCCCGCGCTCGACGCGGTCCGCACGGTCGCCGCGACCCGCGACCGGTATCTCGGGCAGGAGGCGCTGGCGGCGCTGTGGGCGATCGGCCGCGATCGGCACGAGCTACTGCCGCTGCTGCTCGACGCGCTCGCGGACGACGCCGCCTACGCGGTCCGGACCGTCGGCGAGGCGCTCGGCGAGATCGGCCCGCCCGCCGCGGCCGCGCTGCCGCGCCTGCGCGAGCTGCTGAACCACGACTACGACTGGGTCCGGCTGCACAGCGCGGACGCGATCCGGGGCATCGCCGGCGAACCGGAGGCCCCGGCGGTGGTCGACACGCTGCTGGCGGCGTGGGCGCGGAACGGTTTCGCCGGACCCTTCGTCGTGGCGTGCCTGAGCCGGATGGGCCGCGCCGCCGCACCGGCCCTGCCGCACCTGCGCGCCCAGCTCGCGATGCCCCAGCGGTACGTCACGTTCTCGTCGAACTCCGTCGCTCCGGACGAGGAGCTGCAGCTCGCGCTCCGCGCGCTGGTGACGCGGCTCGGCTGA
- a CDS encoding 3' terminal RNA ribose 2'-O-methyltransferase Hen1: MLMTVSTTHTPATDLGYLLVKHPDRVHRFDVPAGQAYVMYPEATAERCTAALLLDIDPHLLHSGRKRGAEAPDSAELGQYVNDRPYAASSMLASALGKVFRSALRGASKDRPELAGTAIPLEVAVPVLRCRGGAELAPRLFGPLGWEASVTPIPLDDDWGDSRYVQLRLTGTFRLADALNHLYVLLPVLDDAKHYWVAPDEIDKLIRAGEGWLAGHPDRALITRRFLAHRRALAGAALARLAEEHSRLAELDDIADPDTIEEPAAERRQPLAVQRRAAVLAALRELGAARVLDLGCGPGALLADLVRDRRFTEIVGADVSTRSLEIAERRLRLDRLPERQRERIKLWQTALTYRDDRLRGFDAAVLMEVIEHVDPPRLAALEDAVFGHAAPQAVLVTTPNAEYNVHYELDGMRHHDHRFEWTREQFAAWSARVAELYGYAVRLAGIGEDDPAAGSPTQIAIFTRSTEA; this comes from the coding sequence GTGCTGATGACCGTCTCGACCACGCATACGCCCGCCACCGATCTCGGCTATCTCCTCGTCAAGCATCCGGACCGGGTGCATCGGTTCGACGTGCCGGCCGGGCAGGCGTACGTGATGTATCCCGAGGCGACGGCGGAACGCTGCACGGCGGCGCTGCTGCTGGACATCGATCCGCACCTGCTGCACTCGGGCCGGAAGCGGGGGGCCGAGGCACCGGACTCGGCCGAGCTCGGGCAATACGTGAACGACCGGCCGTACGCCGCGTCCAGCATGCTCGCGTCCGCGCTCGGGAAGGTGTTCCGCAGCGCGCTGCGCGGTGCGTCGAAGGACCGGCCGGAGCTGGCCGGCACCGCGATCCCGCTGGAGGTCGCGGTGCCGGTGCTGCGCTGCCGCGGCGGTGCGGAGCTCGCGCCGCGACTGTTCGGCCCGCTCGGCTGGGAGGCGTCCGTGACGCCGATCCCGCTGGACGACGACTGGGGCGACAGCCGGTACGTGCAGCTGCGGCTGACCGGCACGTTCCGGCTCGCCGACGCGCTCAACCACCTGTACGTGCTGCTTCCCGTGCTGGACGACGCCAAGCACTACTGGGTCGCGCCGGACGAGATCGACAAGCTGATCCGGGCCGGCGAGGGCTGGCTGGCCGGCCACCCCGACCGTGCGCTGATCACCCGGCGTTTCCTGGCGCACCGCCGCGCGCTGGCCGGCGCCGCGCTGGCCCGGCTGGCCGAGGAGCACAGCCGGCTGGCCGAGCTGGACGACATCGCGGACCCGGACACCATCGAGGAGCCGGCGGCGGAGAGGCGTCAGCCGCTGGCCGTGCAGCGCCGCGCGGCCGTGCTGGCCGCGCTGCGGGAGCTGGGCGCCGCGCGCGTGCTGGACCTCGGCTGCGGCCCCGGTGCGCTGCTGGCCGACCTGGTCCGCGACCGCCGGTTCACCGAGATCGTCGGCGCGGACGTCTCCACCCGCTCCCTGGAGATCGCGGAGCGGCGGCTGCGGCTGGACCGGCTGCCGGAGCGGCAGCGCGAGCGGATCAAGCTGTGGCAGACCGCGCTCACCTACCGCGACGACCGGCTGCGCGGCTTCGACGCGGCCGTGCTGATGGAGGTGATCGAGCACGTCGACCCGCCGCGGCTGGCCGCGCTGGAGGACGCGGTGTTCGGGCACGCGGCACCGCAGGCGGTGCTGGTGACCACGCCGAACGCGGAGTACAACGTGCACTACGAGCTCGACGGCATGCGTCACCACGACCACCGGTTCGAGTGGACCCGCGAGCAGTTCGCCGCGTGGTCGGCCCGGGTCGCCGAGCTGTACGGGTACGCCGTGCGGCTGGCCGGCATCGGCGAGGACGACCCGGCGGCCGGATCACCCACCCAGATCGCGATCTTCACCAGGAGCACCGAGGCATGA
- a CDS encoding polynucleotide kinase-phosphatase: MTELTVPELSLVALVGISGSGKSTFARRHFAPTQVLSSDTFRAMIADDENDQSASGDAFDALHYVAGKRLAGGRLTVVDATNLQEHARAGLLKVAREHDVLPVAIVLDVPESLAWERTEARADRTFGREVLARMRRDLRRSLGRLQREGFRRIHVLHGPDEIDAATIRYEKLFNDRRELTGPFDIIGDVHGCRSELETLLAELGWEIHRDAAGYAVSASHPRGRTAVFVGDLVDRGPDTPGVLRLVMGMIDAGTALSVAGNHEAKLLRKLRGRDVKLTHGLAESVAQLEAAPRELTDRLPRFLDSLISHYVLDGGRLVVAHAGLKEAYHGRASGRVRSFALYGETTGESDEYGLPVRYPWAQDYRGKAMVVYGHTPVLAAEWVNNTICLDTAAVFGGSLTALRYPERELVSVPAEAVHYAPVRPLHTLPGAQRPADALELSDVTGRRHLETGYGSVTVAAENSAAALEVMSRFAMDPRALLWLPPTMAPCSTAPSGDFLEHPAQAFADYRSAGVTTVVCEEKHMGSRAVVLLCRDAEAGKRFGVSLGAVWTRTGRPFFDDPALTDELLRRAGAAAEAAGLWDELSTGWVLLDCELLPWSAKAGALIREQYAGVGAAANAALPAVRAMLASAAGRGLDVSALRDRMSRRAGDVARYRDAYRRYVRPTDGLTGVTLAPFAVLAADGVSFAARNHGWHLMLADRLCAADPELFTPTGRRIVDLGDEAAVAEATTWWLELTGAGGEGMVVKPFDGLAVKGAKGRLQQPGIKCRGREYLRIIYGPEYTEPETLERLRNRSLGRKRGLALREHGLGLGALDRLAEGAPLWRIHELVFAVLACESEPVDPRL, encoded by the coding sequence ATGACCGAGCTGACCGTCCCCGAGCTGTCCCTGGTCGCGCTGGTCGGCATCTCCGGATCCGGCAAGTCGACGTTCGCCCGGCGGCACTTCGCCCCGACCCAGGTGCTCTCCTCGGACACGTTCCGCGCCATGATCGCCGACGACGAGAACGACCAGTCCGCGTCCGGCGACGCGTTCGACGCGCTGCACTACGTGGCCGGCAAGCGTCTGGCCGGCGGCCGGCTGACCGTGGTCGACGCCACCAACCTGCAGGAGCACGCCCGGGCGGGCCTGCTGAAGGTCGCGCGGGAGCACGACGTGCTGCCGGTCGCGATCGTGCTGGACGTGCCGGAGTCGCTGGCCTGGGAGCGCACCGAGGCGCGGGCGGACCGCACGTTCGGCCGCGAGGTGCTCGCGCGGATGCGGCGCGACCTGCGCCGGTCACTCGGCCGGCTGCAGCGCGAGGGTTTCCGGAGGATCCACGTGCTGCACGGCCCGGACGAGATCGACGCCGCGACGATCCGGTACGAGAAGCTCTTCAACGACCGGCGCGAGCTGACCGGCCCGTTCGACATCATCGGCGACGTGCACGGCTGCCGCTCGGAGCTGGAGACGCTGCTGGCGGAGCTGGGCTGGGAGATCCACCGGGACGCGGCCGGGTACGCGGTGTCCGCGAGCCATCCGCGGGGCCGCACCGCCGTCTTCGTCGGTGACCTGGTCGACCGCGGGCCGGACACGCCCGGCGTGCTGCGCCTCGTGATGGGCATGATCGACGCCGGCACCGCGCTCAGCGTGGCCGGCAACCACGAGGCGAAGCTGCTGCGCAAGCTGCGCGGCCGGGACGTGAAGCTGACCCACGGCCTCGCCGAGTCGGTCGCGCAGCTGGAGGCGGCGCCGCGCGAGCTCACCGACCGGCTGCCGCGTTTCCTCGACTCGCTGATCAGTCACTACGTGCTGGACGGCGGCCGGCTGGTGGTCGCGCACGCGGGCCTGAAGGAGGCGTACCACGGTCGTGCGTCCGGCCGGGTCCGGTCGTTCGCGCTCTACGGCGAGACCACCGGCGAGTCCGACGAGTACGGCCTGCCGGTCCGTTACCCGTGGGCGCAGGACTACCGGGGCAAGGCCATGGTGGTCTACGGCCACACGCCGGTGCTGGCGGCGGAGTGGGTCAACAACACCATCTGCCTGGACACCGCCGCGGTGTTCGGCGGCTCGCTGACCGCGCTCCGCTATCCGGAGCGGGAACTGGTCAGCGTGCCCGCGGAGGCGGTGCACTACGCGCCGGTCCGCCCGCTGCACACGCTGCCGGGTGCGCAGCGCCCGGCGGACGCGCTGGAGCTGTCCGACGTGACCGGCCGGCGGCACCTGGAGACCGGGTACGGCTCGGTGACCGTCGCCGCGGAGAACTCGGCCGCCGCGCTGGAGGTGATGAGCCGGTTCGCGATGGACCCGCGCGCGCTGCTCTGGCTGCCGCCGACGATGGCACCGTGCTCGACCGCGCCGTCCGGCGACTTCCTGGAGCATCCGGCGCAGGCGTTCGCGGACTACCGGTCCGCGGGCGTGACGACGGTGGTGTGCGAGGAGAAGCACATGGGCTCCCGCGCGGTGGTGCTGCTGTGCCGGGACGCGGAGGCGGGCAAGCGGTTCGGCGTGTCGCTGGGCGCGGTGTGGACGCGTACCGGCCGGCCGTTCTTCGACGATCCCGCGCTCACCGACGAGCTGCTGCGCCGTGCCGGTGCGGCCGCGGAGGCGGCCGGGCTGTGGGACGAGCTGTCCACCGGCTGGGTGCTGCTCGACTGTGAGCTGCTGCCCTGGTCCGCCAAGGCCGGCGCGCTGATTCGCGAGCAGTACGCGGGCGTCGGCGCGGCCGCGAACGCGGCGCTCCCGGCCGTACGCGCGATGCTGGCGTCCGCGGCCGGGCGCGGCCTGGACGTGTCCGCGCTGCGCGACCGGATGTCCCGCCGCGCCGGCGACGTGGCGCGTTACCGCGATGCCTACCGGCGGTACGTGCGCCCGACCGACGGCCTGACCGGCGTGACGCTGGCGCCGTTCGCGGTGCTGGCCGCGGACGGGGTCTCGTTCGCCGCGCGCAACCACGGCTGGCACCTGATGCTGGCGGACCGGCTCTGCGCGGCCGACCCGGAGCTGTTCACGCCGACCGGGCGCCGGATCGTGGATCTCGGCGACGAGGCCGCGGTCGCGGAGGCCACGACCTGGTGGCTGGAGCTGACCGGCGCCGGCGGCGAGGGCATGGTGGTGAAGCCGTTCGACGGGCTGGCCGTGAAGGGTGCCAAGGGCCGCCTGCAGCAGCCCGGCATCAAGTGCCGCGGCCGGGAGTACCTGCGGATCATCTACGGCCCGGAGTACACCGAACCGGAGACGCTGGAGCGGCTGCGGAACCGCTCACTGGGCCGCAAGCGCGGGCTGGCGCTGCGCGAGCACGGGCTCGGCCTGGGCGCGCTGGACCGGCTCGCGGAGGGCGCGCCGCTGTGGCGGATCCACGAATTGGTGTTCGCGGTTCTGGCGTGCGAATCGGAGCCGGTCGACCCCCGTCTGTGA
- a CDS encoding LCP family protein, with the protein MIENDLRETFARHEHLAPDPGPLRRAIDETTGRRRRIRLVSRSVGAALAVTAVLAVPTLISRETGRAAPVEVASSVSPPVAAADRPLNVLLIGADGDGADARADTVLVAHVPAGQDAVYLVSLPRDRAVTVPGRGQDTLSRTFTLGGPDLTEAAMRELTGMTFDGTVTVRYSAVEAITDAVGGVELCLDQEVVSWHTHRQYAAGCSDFDGAAAIDLLRQRYGLDQGSDDRDRNGQRYLRAIAAKAAGASLLELVRAAGDGLSLDQGGLDLVTALAGMNLDGKPVVGITTARPGAEPGDELPDSLFEALRDGGMSGWARAHPDYVTR; encoded by the coding sequence ATGATCGAGAACGACCTGCGGGAGACGTTCGCCCGCCACGAGCACCTCGCGCCGGACCCGGGACCGCTGCGCCGGGCCATCGACGAGACCACCGGCCGCCGCCGTCGTATCCGGCTGGTCAGCCGGTCCGTGGGCGCGGCGCTCGCGGTCACCGCGGTGCTGGCCGTACCCACGCTGATCAGCCGGGAGACCGGCCGGGCCGCACCCGTCGAGGTGGCGTCGTCGGTGTCGCCGCCGGTGGCCGCCGCGGACCGCCCGCTCAACGTGCTGTTGATCGGCGCGGACGGGGACGGTGCCGACGCGCGCGCGGACACCGTGCTGGTCGCGCACGTGCCGGCCGGGCAGGACGCGGTCTACCTGGTGTCGCTGCCGCGCGACCGGGCCGTGACGGTGCCCGGACGGGGGCAGGACACGTTGAGCCGGACGTTCACGCTCGGTGGGCCGGACCTGACCGAGGCCGCGATGCGTGAGCTGACCGGCATGACGTTCGACGGCACCGTGACGGTTCGCTACTCCGCGGTCGAGGCGATCACGGACGCGGTCGGCGGCGTCGAGCTGTGCCTCGACCAGGAGGTGGTCTCCTGGCACACCCACCGGCAGTACGCCGCGGGCTGCTCCGACTTCGACGGTGCCGCCGCGATCGACCTGCTGCGCCAGCGGTACGGCCTGGATCAGGGCTCCGACGACCGGGACCGCAACGGTCAGCGCTACCTGCGGGCGATCGCCGCGAAGGCGGCCGGTGCCAGTCTGCTGGAGCTGGTCCGGGCCGCCGGCGACGGGCTCAGCCTGGACCAGGGCGGGCTGGACCTGGTGACCGCGCTCGCCGGCATGAACCTGGACGGCAAGCCGGTCGTCGGGATCACCACGGCCCGGCCCGGCGCCGAGCCGGGCGACGAGCTGCCGGACTCGCTCTTCGAGGCGCTCCGTGACGGCGGGATGAGCGGGTGGGCGCGGGCCCACCCGGACTACGTGACCCGGTGA
- a CDS encoding SigE family RNA polymerase sigma factor, which produces MDYAEFADSRLPALSRYAVMLTQDPHLAQDLVQETMVRVQLNWRRVARADSPDRYVRRMLTNQYLDWRRGSWLRRVLLRAEPDEALAVPGDHAEAAAERDQIWAWLSRLPKRQRAALVLRFYEDLPDAEIAEILGRAVGTVRASISRALATLRAQLVEV; this is translated from the coding sequence TTGGACTATGCGGAGTTCGCCGACTCCCGGCTGCCCGCGCTGTCGCGGTACGCGGTCATGCTGACGCAGGATCCGCATCTGGCGCAGGACCTGGTGCAGGAGACGATGGTCCGGGTCCAGCTCAACTGGCGCCGCGTGGCCCGTGCCGACTCGCCCGACCGGTACGTCCGCCGCATGCTCACCAACCAGTACCTGGACTGGCGGCGCGGGTCCTGGCTGCGGCGCGTGCTGCTGCGCGCGGAGCCGGACGAGGCGCTCGCCGTACCGGGGGATCATGCCGAGGCGGCCGCGGAACGGGACCAGATCTGGGCGTGGCTCTCCCGCCTGCCGAAGCGGCAGCGGGCCGCGTTGGTCCTGCGCTTCTACGAGGACCTGCCGGACGCGGAGATCGCCGAGATCCTCGGGCGCGCGGTCGGCACGGTCCGGGCGTCGATCTCGCGCGCCCTCGCCACGCTCCGGGCGCAGTTGGTGGAGGTCTAG
- the fbaA gene encoding class II fructose-bisphosphate aldolase → MPIASPEVYAEMLDRAKAGAFAYPAINVTSSQTLNAALQGFAEAGSDGIIQISTGGAEYASGPTVKNMITGAVALAEYATEVAKNYPINIALHTDHCPKNKLDGYVRPLLALSKERVANGKAPLFQSHMWDGSAVPVEENLQIAEELLALSAAAHIILEIEVGVVGGEEDGVSAAIDDKLYSTVEDGLATAAALGLGEKGRYMTALTFGNVHGVYKPGNVKLRPEILKEIQEAVGAKYGKEKPFDLVFHGGSGSLLSEIHGALDYGVIKMNIDTDTQYAFTRPVVDHIMKNYDGVLKIDGEVGNKKAYDPRAWGKLAENGLAKRVVEACEHLRSTGTTLSK, encoded by the coding sequence ATGCCTATCGCCTCCCCTGAGGTCTACGCCGAGATGCTCGACCGCGCCAAGGCCGGCGCGTTCGCGTACCCCGCGATCAACGTGACGTCCTCGCAGACCCTGAACGCGGCCCTGCAGGGCTTCGCGGAGGCGGGCAGCGACGGCATCATCCAGATCTCCACCGGCGGTGCCGAGTACGCGTCCGGCCCGACCGTGAAGAACATGATCACCGGTGCGGTCGCGCTGGCCGAGTACGCGACCGAGGTCGCGAAGAACTACCCGATCAACATCGCGCTGCACACCGACCACTGCCCGAAGAACAAGCTCGACGGGTACGTCCGGCCGCTGCTCGCGCTCTCCAAGGAGCGCGTCGCGAACGGCAAGGCGCCGCTGTTCCAGTCGCACATGTGGGACGGTTCGGCCGTGCCGGTCGAGGAGAACCTGCAGATCGCCGAGGAGCTGCTGGCCCTGTCCGCGGCCGCGCACATCATCCTCGAGATCGAGGTCGGCGTGGTCGGCGGTGAGGAGGACGGCGTCTCCGCCGCCATCGACGACAAGCTGTACTCCACCGTCGAGGACGGCCTGGCCACCGCGGCCGCGCTCGGCCTGGGCGAGAAGGGCCGCTACATGACGGCCCTGACCTTCGGCAACGTGCACGGCGTCTACAAGCCGGGCAACGTCAAGCTGCGCCCGGAGATCCTCAAGGAGATCCAGGAGGCGGTCGGCGCCAAGTACGGCAAGGAGAAGCCGTTCGACCTGGTCTTCCACGGCGGTTCCGGCTCGCTGCTCTCCGAGATCCACGGCGCGCTGGACTACGGCGTGATCAAGATGAACATCGACACCGACACGCAGTACGCGTTCACCCGCCCGGTCGTCGACCACATCATGAAGAACTACGACGGCGTCCTCAAGATCGACGGCGAGGTCGGCAACAAGAAGGCGTACGACCCGCGGGCCTGGGGCAAGCTGGCCGAGAACGGCCTGGCCAAGCGCGTCGTCGAGGCCTGCGAGCACCTCCGCTCGACCGGCACCACGCTGAGCAAGTAA